The Drosophila innubila isolate TH190305 chromosome 2L unlocalized genomic scaffold, UK_Dinn_1.0 4_B_2L, whole genome shotgun sequence genome segment caaaatactgtgtttattttaatcgttaatattaagtggcgaaaaggtcttattgtgccgggcctggcagtggcacttccaagcttcttgattttgacagaccttcaatggctgtaattgttttgtgctggggcttgggctgagctgagctgagacttctgttgacattgcatttcattttacttgatcgcttttaaattgtacttctttctgcttgagcttaaatactatttaatgatttgatgctttggtttgatcggcctgcttgtggttacactattgctgtatcctgttaatgcAGTCTATTCAATACTTTGTAGCAATGCGTGCCTGTAGATTACTAACACCTGCTTTctttatctaggacagcgcaatgcctaattacattggtagtcattagtgatttctgactttcttcgttaagtatgatttgtagggtagtacatgtgtaagtacccttatcttgcaacaggtccatcttcaaagagtcttttgactttctgttctaactaacattaggtaactggcttctgggagctctgccttgttagccttggcaaatgggcccatcatcagtgtgtctattgactttctgtctaagcctactttaggtaattggcttgattggttttctgggagctctgtcttgttagcatgcgcagcataggcaaataggtccatcatcagagaaactattgacctttcacccaggagctctgtcttaaaacatactttgcaaaggctaatatgcccatcatcaaagagtctactgacttatcgttcaagcttaatttaggtaattggcttgtttggctactaggagctctgtcttgttagcatgtgcagcctaggcaaataggtctatcttcagagagtctattgacttttcatccaggagcactgtcttatcaacatatgcagcaaaggcgaataggcccgtcatcaaagagtctactgacttaccgtccaagcttactttaggtaattggcttgtttggttactaggagctctgtctcgttagcatgtgctgcctaggcaaataggtccatcatcagagagtctattgacttttcatcctggagcactgtcttatcaacatctgcagcaaaggcgaataggcgtgatcaaagagtctaccgacttatcgtccaagcttactttaggtaattggcttgtttggttactagagctctgtctcgttagcatgtgcagcctaggcaaataggtccatcatcagagagtctattgacttttcatccaggagcactgtcttatcaacatatgcaacaaaggcgaataggcccgtcatcaaagagtctactgacttaccgtccaagcttactttaggtaattggcttgtttggttactaggagctctgtctcgttagcatgtgctgcctaggcaaataggtccatcatcagagagtctattgacttttcatcctggagcactgtcttatcaacatctgcagcaaaggcgaataggcgtgatcaaagagtctaccgacttatcgtccaagcttactttaggtaattgatcaaagagtctaccgacttatcgtccaagcttactttaggtaattggcttgtttggttactaggagctctgtctcgttagcatgtgctgcctaggcaaataggtccatcatcagagagtctattgacttttcatccagtagcactgtcttatcaacatatgcaacaaaggcgaaaaggcccgtcatcaaagagtctactgacttaccgtccaagcttactttaggttactggcttgtttggttattaggagctctgtctcgttagcatgtgcagcctaagcgaataggtccatcatcatagagtctattgacttttcatccaggagcactgtcttatcaacatctgcagcaaaggcaattaagcccgtgatcaaagagtctaccgacttatcgtccaaacttactttaggtaattggcttgtttggttaggagctctgtcttgttagcatgtgcagcctaagcaaataggtccatcatcatagagtttatagatttataaactaaccgaagtacaagaactaattttattactgggagccctgtcttattctcatgtgcagtctaggtaaattagtttatcgccaaagggtctttgacttaccgtccaaacctacgctaggtaactgatacgaagtgaaaaagtaatggcacgcatacctaagataccatgcaataatgctacttataaagcctgggcaacatggcccttcaccaatgagttaactgacttactgccacctacgatagacaaatatatttatttgaactgatcaaatggaaggcaatgccttacatatcctaagacaatgtaatctcctcgacgccttaagcattgcgtggaccccaccgtgggcgcaagcgatgattctgattcaaaacataccgctcttatggtacgccatttggtatgttattgtttcgcctcgattatatgtgatattgcaacaggctatcgcatattgttaaaaaaaaaaaaaaaaaaaaacatcaccGCCTCACCGCCTCATCACCACATCACCACACACAACAATACAACATTCATCATACTAGTTATATTACTATACTTTTTATCTAAATTGTTCCCAGCTTATGAGAGTGCTGGACTAAtgtcaataattaatttgcaactaTATTTATTGGgcttaattttagtttaaaatgcaattaacttTTTCAATAACAAACTCTCATAATAAACTCTTTCATATATCACATATGCTGGCTTAAGGCGcgctaattttaatttgcatcaTAGCGCTGAAGCTGCACACACAAGCATGCAAAGGATATAATATCTAGACGATATAATGCCCAACATAATTAGtaattagtatttattattattattattatgtaaaatCTCTAGACTTAAGTTTATAAGTTCTATATCCTTtgtaatcataaaataaatcttgGGTTGAGGCCGCCCTCCCAGGCCCAGCCATTAAAACGAGAAaaactttaggtaattggcttgtttggttactaggagctctgtctcgttagcatgtgctgcctaggcaaataggtccatcatcagaggagcactgtcttatcaacatctgcagcaaaggcgaataggcccgtgatcaaagagtctaccgacttatcgtccaaacttactctaggtaattggcttgtttggttactaggagctctgtctcgttagcatgtgctgcctaggcaaataggtccatcatcagagagtctattgacttttcatccagagcactgtcttatcaacatatgcaacaaaggcaaataggcccgtcatcaaagagtctactgacttaccgtccaagcttacttaggtaattggcttgtttggttactagagctctgtctcgttagcatgtgctgccctaggcaaataggtccatcatcagagagtctattgacttttcatccaggagcactgtcttatcaacatctgcagcaaaggcgaataggcccgtgatcaaagagtctaccgacttatcgtccaaacttactctaggtaattggcttctttggttattaggagctctgtctcgttagcatgtgcagcctaagaataggtccatcatcatagagtctattgacttttcatccaggagcactgtcttatcaacatctgcagcaaaggcaatttagcccgtgatcaaagagtctaccgacttatcgtctaagcttactttaggtaattggcttgtttggttttagagctctgtcttgttagcatgtgcagcctaagcaaataggtctatcatcatagagtttatagatttataaactaaccgaagtacaataactaattttattactgggaccctgtcttattctcatgtgcagtctacgtaaattagtttatcgccagggtctttgacttaccgtccaagcctacgctaggtaactgatacgaattgaaaagtaatggcgcgcatacctaagataccatgcaataatgctacttacaaagcctgggcaacatggcccttcaccaatgagttaactgacttactgccacctacgatagacaaataaatttatttgaactgatcaaatggaaggcaatgccttacatatcctaagacaatgtaatctctcgacgccttaagcattgcgtggaccccaccgtgggcgcaagcgatgattctgattcaaaacataccgctcttatggtacgccatttggtatgttattgtttcgcctcgattatatgtgatattgcaacaggctatcacatatagttaaaaaaaaaaaaaaaaaaaaatatcctaagacaatgtaatctcctcgacgccttaagcattgcgtggacccaccgtgggcgcaagcgatgattctgattcaaaacatacccttatggtacgccatttggtatgttattgtttcgtctcgattatatgtgatattgcaacaggctatcatattgttaaaaaaaaaaaaaaaaaaaaggcgaataggcccgtgatcaaagagtctaccgacttatcgtccaaacttactctaggtatTTTTTGGTTAtatctgtctcgttagcatgtgcagcctaagcgaataggtccatcatcatagagtctattgacttttcatccaggagcactgtcttatcaacatctgcagcaaaggcaatttagcccgtgatcaaagagtctaccgacttatcgtctaagcttactttaggtaattggcttgtttggttttagagctctgtcttgttagcatgtgcagcctagcaaataggtctatcatcatagagtttatagatttataaactaaccgaagtacaataactaattttattactgggagccctgtcttattctcatgtgcagtctacgtaaattagtttatcgccaaggGTCTTTTGACTACCGTCCAAgcctacgctaggtaactgatacgaattgaaaaaagtaatggcgcgcatacctaagataccatgcaataatgctacttacaaagcctgggcaacatggccttcaccaatgagttaactgacttactgccacctacgatagacaaataaatttatttgaactgatcaaatggaaggcaatgcttacatatcctaagacaatgtaatctcctcgacgccttaagcattgcgtggaccccaccgtgggcgcaagcgatgattctgattcaaaacataccgctcttatggtacgccatttggtatgttattgtttcgcctcgattatatatgatattgcaacaggctatcacatattgttaaaaaaaaaaaaaaaaaaaaaaggcgaataggcccgtgatcaaagagtctaccgacttatcgtccaaacttactctaggtaattggcttctttggttattaggagctctgtctcgttagcatgtgcagcctaagcgaataggtccatcatcatagagtctattgacttttcatccaggagcactgtcttatcaacatctgcagcaaaggcaatttagcccgtgatcaaagagtctaccgacttatcgtctaagcttactttaggtaattggcttgtttggttttagagctctgtcttgttagcatgtgcagcctaagcaaataggtctatcatcatagagtttatagatttataaactaaccgaagtacaataactaattttattactgggagccctgtcttattctcatgtgcagtctacgtaaattagtttatcgccaaggggtcttttgacttaccgtccaagcctacgctaggtaactgatacgaattgaaaaagtaatggcgcgcatacctaagataccatgcaataatgctacttacaaagcctgggcaacatggcccttcaccaatgagttaactgacttactgccacctacgatagacaaataaatttatttgaactgatcaaatggaaggcaatgccttacatatcctaagacaatgtaatctcctcgacgccttaagcattgcgtggaccccaccgtgggcgcaagcgatgattctgattcaaaacataccgctcttatggtacgccatttggtatgttattgtttcgcctcgattatatgatattgcaacaggctatcacatattgttaaaaaaaaaaaaaaaaaaaggcgaataggcccgtgatcaaagagtctaccgacttatcgtccaaacttactctaggtaattggcttctTTGGTTATTAgggctctgtctcgttagcatgtgcagcctaagcgaataggtccatcatcatagagtctattgacttttcatccaggagcactgtcttatcaacatctgcagcaaggCAATttagcccgtgatcaaagagtctaccgacttatcgtccaagcttactttaggtaattggcttgtttggtttttaggagctctgtcttgttagcatgtgcagcctaagcaaataggtctatcatcatagagtttatagatttataaactaaccgaagtacaataactaattttattactgggagccctgtcttattctcatgtgcagtctaggtaaattagtttatcgcaAGGGtctttgacttaccgtccaaacctacgctaggtaactgatacgaattgaaaaagtaatggcacgcatacctaagataccatgcaataatgctacttacaaagcctgggcaacatggcccttcaccaatgagttaactgacttactgccacctacgatagacaaataaatttatttgaactgatcaaatggaaggcaatgccttacatatcctaagacaatgtaaactcctcgacgccttaagcattgcgtggaccaccgtgggcgcaagcgatgattctgattcaaaacataccgctcttatggtacgccatttggtatgttattgtttcgcctcgattatatatgatattgcaacaggctatcacatattgttaaaaaaaaaaaaaaaaaaaaaaattacataaataagaataatttaattaataatattgttaatcctaaatacaaataagaaatgacacacacacacacacacgtgtacacacacaaattgtaAACTATTAGCTATTGATAATTAtggaaattgaataaaaagaacaacacgcacacacagtgCGATGGTTTAGATAtatggagaaaaaaaaaaaataattcgatctgatcggacaatcatagcaaattttccaaattagctgtatatattgctagtcgcctttcgcacccttcgcgCTGCTTTcatcactagcgcgaactgccgtccgcagtgatgatGACCCAGTTGGAATAGAAAAAGTtcctaaaaaaatttaaaacgctTGAATTatgttagtttaattttttatagtcacttaaatatttaacaattattgaatcaacattattataaaacCTTAATAGcgaattatataatttgtgtTGTAAAAATTGGTTAATTGCTCAAAGAGtccaaataaatatgtatattttatatatacattacatTGTTTTAATACTTGTATAAAAGTCTGTAACAAAGTGTTATCTAATATAAAGCAAAGATTTTATGTTGTActtttgttgatatttgtaTATGGAAATGTGTTCAGATTATATACTATAGCGTTTCAGCTACTGCTTATATTGTCAAActgaaacataaaaaatatttaaaaatgcctTTGTTATGAAACTCAcattgctttaattaaaatggaagTTTCGTAAAATACGTCAAATATTTAAGAGCCAATTTATTTGGCCTCTGTGTCTTACATTATATGAacaaaatatgtgtatatgtgaaatattaacttaaagcttaatgtaaatatgcaaaagtaaaatattaaagtttacttatattaataaaatgtgtgttttGCGTTCATATACATCATAATATGCATCTAAAACTGACTCTCCTCATGCGTTGTAATGTTAGTCTTTAAGATATCGCTTTCGCCATTGGTCTTTTCATGTGATATACTCGTTATTACGGATTTTATGACGACAGAGCTGGTGCTTGTTTCCGTTGTATTGCtaataagtaaaaaatcataattaaaaatattgtttaacaaTCATACAGACATCAATACAAACCTATTTGTAGCTAAATCATGTAGATTGGGTATATTAATGTTGGGTGTGTCCTTCAGATTGACGGTGGTAGtgctttgatttgtttgcGTGCTGAGCACCGACAGACGACCTGTCATGGAATATAAATACATGGATATAATAATGACTAATACGCGACTCGGCTTTTTCAATCATATTACATTAGCGGTATGCAAAAATCACACCAATTGTGCAGCTTTacaagtaattaatttaaataaagttttactATAATAGTGAATTTTACTGCCGTAAATCTAAAAACAAACAGTAAAAGAGAAAGTAAAATTGAGCAAAAAGTATGTGTTATAGAAGAAGACATAAAAGTCATGACACGTATGACATAGAAacacagaaaaataataataaaaaatgaagtatatatacatataggcATTTCCAATATGGCTAATGTGcacagtaaaataataaagttaattgcaaaaaagaattaataattttaataaaaactagtcggccggtgctacagtcgaacATACTGGACTGTCgaagaccctgtacttactatccaaaagcagccacacatacatacaaatgtaagcacgcgccaaaacaaaagaagttttaagctaaacattcatatatataaacatgcgtaCATGCATATTTGGGTATGTTAAGCATATGTTAAACCTTAACAAAGAATAAATGCAAtatgttgaaataaataaattaaagaacacttaattcatttagtaacataattgaagcccacaatttaattaaataatataattgacaaattatacaaatttttagtttcattttgGGAAGGCcactaatattttaaataaattaaaatttttagttctattatcttacaaaaaattaaagttacaaaaattaagtagcctttataaaacaaaatacttcaattaataaatttaaagtatctGAAAGAAAGAATTTAACCAAAATGCATCAACACTGTAAATTCAACAGCCCCACCAACTGCAGtcagtaaaattttaaacttacacCACCTTATCACCTGATCGATGTGAGTTGCCAAGGGTCTTAGaatgcaattttgtttattaagacaatacctttcgatcggtatttAACTCAGATCGAAGATgtaattcttatttataatgtttaaaataaacaaattcttatttttattttttgtaaataaacattttaaataaaaatataaaaataaaatttattttttatttttgttatttaaattaattttcataaataaaaatgatttatgtaataaaataaaaaaaaagtatttcctaatttaaatttaaaaaaattataatcgttACGGTTTCTGGTGGAAATGCCCATACATATATGCTACGCATTTATTGGAGACGAATATGCTTGTTAGTGATAagtgatatatgtatatagatatagatgcTTACCGACAGTTTCCTCAGTTGTTGTGGAGCAtagggttgttgttgtagtatttAGGTGATCGCGAACAGAGTCGACTGTGATGTCACCTATGGAACTGGTAATAGTCTCGTTGGCCCGATTGGGTGAACTGCCGCTACTTAGGCCGTTTGAAAGCAATACACTATTGTTTTCAATGTTGAGTGGCTTGTCACGCTGCTTGGCAACTGGTGGTTCCAGCATTCCAGCACTGTTCAtaacatcattatcatttgtATCGATTTCCTTATCGCTGTCATTGTCATCCTCGTCATTGCTCGGTGCTGTAGATTCGACGTCCTCGCTCATGAGTGGCTCGATTTCAACGCAACCCGTTGGCTGTATAACTTTGGAGGTACCTAAAGATATGCGTTGTAATTCGGATGACGACATCATGTACAGGGCCTCGCCGCCGTTAGTAAAACATAATGATGAAATGCCGCTGTAAGAGATAATGATACAGACAATAAtgttaagttttgttttacataagtacaaatattaaagacaGACTTGATATCTTCTCGCCTAACTGCAGCTGCATTTAATTGGCGCTTAAGCTCTGGCACTGATAGCACCATAATGTCGCCCATGTTGGTCAAACAAGTCAATGCCATCTCATGGTACAGCTCAGCTGGTGAAATACTTGAATTAGCCCCTCCTCCGTCGCCAGCTTCATTTGAACGTCGATTTCGTGGGGCTGCTGCCATTGAGACCTTGCAAAAGCTCGTGCGGAACGCGACAACTGAAGGAGCCAAAATGCACACGACGTATACGCGCGCCTTCATTTGCGGTCAGTTTGTACTTGTTGATTGGCTTCAATTGCGGCAGAGAGAAGACCTTGAACTGCTCCTCAGAGGCAATAAGCACACGATGGGGCGGAGTGCCATTCTCACCGTAGTTGAACTGATCGACAGGACAGCCAGTTTGGTCAAATATGGAAATTGCAACGACTGGAGCGCGATGCTTTAGCTGAATCTCTTTGGCCAATTGTGCAGAGATGCGACGTGGCGTCTGCGGCGTTGCATTTCCACTTGCAGGTGGTAAAGCAGTGGCTGCTGTCTGTGCCGGTGGTAAATGCAACAGAAATACGGACACAGTGCTGGCATTTGTGGCAGACCACAAAGTGGGTGAAGTAATGTTTACTAAAATAGACATAAAAAAGaacttgtttaaaatcaaattataagaggAGTTTGATTTATACGCACCATTCGTTATGTAGGTttagcaaaagcaaacaacgCACCATGGATCCCATGCCATCGTCTGTGCAACGCGCTCAATTTGCCGCTCAACAGGTCGAGCCTCTAACTGCAGAAAAGATTGGTTTTAAtcagaagaaaataaaattattattatattaataaaatgatttaaattatcttatatataaatattcttatatataaTTCAACTGTAACCatctattgaatttttattttaaatataaattaagaaataaaaataaatgtcttattttattaattgttaaatataatacagATAACacttaattgttatatttaaaattctatataaCAATTTTACCATACCTcttactaaaaataattataaaattttatttataacatgatttagtattattaaaataattgtaataaaaaaaaaattcttttattaaatttttatataaaaattgaacgataaataatattttcaatatttattttaaaatcaaatatataagttatttctcaatttttcaaatttcaaaaggtattattattatttttaaagatattttaaagttttattaaaaaaatttaaaaagaatttttaagtcttatttttattttcaaaattgaaagtaagatttaaataatgattttttaataaaaattgaaatttatatattgaataaacttattttgttaaaattattttaaataaatatttttatttggttttaatagaataaaaataaaaaaatataaatatttatttggcacATACCGTAGTCGGCACCACATTGCTGTGATTGTTTCGAGTCGATCTTCCCTTGCGCAACTTGCGAAAAAGACTCCCGAAGTGATTTCTTAAAGGATTTGCGACGTGACAGCTGTTCACCAGCACCGGTCATATCATTAGGATTGAGAGTGCATCGATGAAAGACAGGaacgaaattttaaaatcaaacaaaaccAGTCCGTGTGCAGTACCGCCGGAGACAAGACCCCAGTTGGCTTCCAGTGATAAGCACGTGATGCTTGCAGGAGGCAGCACTTGTAGTACGCCAGTGATATTGACACCATTTACAGAAATTGGTGCGGCATGTTCCTCCAATAGATTGGCACGCACGTTTAACTGATCATGGCCCTTCCACACAAATCCATCGCGATCACTGACCAAATTCATTGATCTAACTTTTAGCGTACCATTAGCATTGTCTTTAGTGTCAACCAGAAAATCGGCGATAAC includes the following:
- the LOC117782245 gene encoding LOW QUALITY PROTEIN: protein lethal(2) giant larvae-like (The sequence of the model RefSeq protein was modified relative to this genomic sequence to represent the inferred CDS: inserted 6 bases in 4 codons; deleted 1 base in 1 codon); protein product: MLKFIRGKGQQPTAERQRLQKELFAYRKTAQHGFPHKPSALAYDPVAKLMAIGTQTGAIKVFGQPGVELYAQHTLVNNLASELNVQLLEWVYGTGRILSLTAANQLILWEPVGTTLVPLKTLPFDGKLKKVSSLCCSLNKDLVWIGTEGGNIYQFDLKSFSIREPVIYHDVVLEQVPPTYKLNPGAIESIRQLPNALNKLLIAYNRGLCVLWDLDKSAVERAYIAPGHGQSVGLYVNAKGTEFNWYHADGSYATWSIASGEPPQNVNYVPYGPDPCKSINRLYKGKRGANDIIIFSGGMPRSAYGDHNCVSVHASDGQKVCLDFTSKVIDFFVTYKDDGEALQMLIVLLEEELCAYDLTDAKVSAVKAPYLHSVHASAVTCNYLASQVTQVVYERILSAGDEQDLDYSSINWPITGGVLPEQPIEGDANDIEILLTGHEDGSVKFWDCSGVLLKPIFNFKTAIIFGHEETEDDDPAAIASDEQLDEGEPPFRKAGLFDPYSDDPRLAVKKIALCPKTGQLIVGGTAGQIVIADFLVDTKDNANGTLKVRSMNLVSDRDGFVWKGHDQLNVRANLLEEHAAPISVNGVNITGVLQVLPPASITCLSLEANWGLVSGGTAHGLVLFDFXNFVPVFHRCTLNPNDMTGAGEQLSRRKSFKKSLRESFRKLRKGRSTRNNHSNVVPTTLEARPVERQIEXRCTDDGMGSMVRCLLLLXTYITNVNITSPTLWSATNASTVSVFLLHLPPAQTAATALPPASGNATPQTPRRISAQLAKEIQLKHRAPVVAISIFDQTGCPVDQFNYGENGTPPHRVLIASEEQFKVFSLPQLKPINKYKLTANEGARIRRVHFGSFSCRVPHELLQGLNGSSPTKSTXSNEAGDGGGANSSISPAELYHEMALTCLTNMGDIMVLSVPELKRQLNAAAVRREDINGISSLCFTNGGEALYMMSSSELQRISLGTSKVIQPTGCVEIEPLMSEDVESTAPSNDEDDNDSDKEIDTNDNDVMNSAGMLEPPVAKQRDKPLNIENNSVLLSNGLSSGSSPNRANETITSSIGDITVDSVRDHLNTTTTTLCSTTTEETVGRLSVLSTQTNQSTTTVNLKDTPNINIPNLHDLATNSNTTETSTSSVVIKSVITSISHEKTNGESDILKTNITTHEESQF